Genomic window (Gadus morhua chromosome 3, gadMor3.0, whole genome shotgun sequence):
GTAGAGAAGATACTCACGGATCAATGTAGCTCACAGATGACGAGCATAATTACAGTCACAATGCTCTTCAAACCATCATAGAATTAAATCAGTGCTAGCGTCATTTACTGTAGGTACTTGCTGTCATGTACTTAATATGGCACTATGTATCTATCATTGGCGGTAACATTCATAATATGCACATAAGAAAactccaccatcatcatctcctCAAACACTTAGAAGGTGCCTTCATCAGAACTCTGGATACCTTTAGAAACTCTGACATTGTGTCCTTTTACCAAATCGATGTTGTATGCATATTGTGcattatttctatttcatggaTTTAAAGTCCAGTCATTCCTGGGTGTCacgcgtgtttgtgtctttgacCCTTGAGGTTGACCCTTGAGTCAGGGTAAGGACATGTTTGGTCTTATTCTTGAGTCAGGGTTAGGTTGGTCTGGTCCGTGATTTAGAATTAGGTTGGTCTGATCTGTGAGTCAGGGTTAGGGCAGGTTTGGTCTTATTCAATTGTCAGGGTTAGGTTGGTCTGATTCTTGAGTCAGGGCTAGGTTGGTCTAATTATCGAGTCACGCTTAGGGCTAGGTTTGTCTAATTCTTGAGTCACGGTTAGGTTGGGCTGATCCTTGAGTCAGGGTTAGTTCTAGGTTGATCAGATCTTTGTGTAAGGGTTAGGTCTAGGTTGGTCTCATCcttgggtcagggttagggctaggttgGGTTGATCCGTAAGTCAGGGTTAATGATAGGTTTGACTGATCCGTGAGTGTCCTCCACAGGTAGAATATATAGTGTATATTatggtatagatatatatataatagtatatataattatatctaTATAATGTTATACATAATAGCGTATATAATATtgtatgtaataatatataatagtatatataataaaatatctgATAGTATATagactaatatatatatatatatattatatatatatattttattgtataatacTATATAAAATAGTAtagataatataaaatataattggATATCAAATAAATAGTCTTTTTTTATCACTACATAATTGTACAGTTACTGCTTGTGTAATTTGCAGGTCCAGCATGTATtttaaacctttttttaaatgaatacaaGAATACTGTGTACATATATACAGAAAGGTAGATAAtactgtgtgtacatatatacagAAAGATAGATAAtactgtgtgtacatatatacagAAAGGTAAAGGATGGTCATCTCTGAAAGCATGCTTGTTGATGGTCCTAGTATGTACAGGGTGTATGCTATCTTTATAAAGGGAAACACTTGAAAATCACCAGGTATCAGACTGTCAAAGAAGAAAGTGCAATGCATTTTTGTGCCTTTTATATCAATGTATGTAATCAAGACAATCTTGAAATGCTTGTGTACaaccaaaattacattaaatgGTTTGGCGGCAAATGCTTACATTGTTGTCTTTCTTCCTTCAGTGTGAGTGGGATGTGATACAGTGTGATTGTGATTTGAGAACGATAGTGAGATAGATACActcaaatgttttgttttttgttattttttgaaTGATCTGACCGGTTATCATGTCCTTTTAGGTGATGTCCCCGACAGAACCAGCCTCGCCGGACTATCGCACCAAGAGACAGAGTGGAGACAGGGAACACTTCCACATCCTGCCTCAGCTCCAGGCCCAGAGAAGTGATTTGCTCACGGTCATCCTGACCGGCACCCTTCCCCAGCGCCGAGGCATCTCCGTCCCTCCTACGGACCGCTGGGAACCCCCGGGGCCTGGGGAGGACGACGTCACCAAGAGTGAGTCCCACAGCGAGGCCAGTCAGAAGAGCACCGAGCGCAGCCAGGAGGCGGCGCCGTCCACCCTCATGGCCGAAGACCAAAGGGTCAGGGAGCCCATGTCGGCTGGGGACGTAGACCCGGACCTGGAGGATGGCTCCAAGACCCTGGTCCTCTTTTCGCCGGGAGACACACGCAAGTCTCCCTCTGGGGGAGACCAGCTCCTGGAAGCTGGTTTAGCCACTCCCTGTGCCCTCACTCCCTGTGCCCTTACTCCCTGCGCCCTCACTCCCTCTGCCCTCGCTCCCTCTGCCCTTACTCCCTGTGCCCTCACTCCCTGTGCCCTCACTCTTTCTGTCCTCGCTCCCTGTGCCCTCACTCCCTGTGCCCTTACTCCCTGTGCCCTTGCTCCCTCTGCCCTCGCTCCCCGTGCCCTCACTCCCTGTGCCCTTGCTCCCTCTGCCCTTGCTCCCCGTGCCCTCACTCCCTGTGCCCTTGCTCCCTCTGCCCTCGCTCCCCGTGCCCTCACTCCCTGTGCCCTTGCTCCCTCTGCCCTCACTCCCCGTGCCCTTACTCCCTGTGCCCTCACTCTCTGCGCCCTCAGTCCATGTGCCCAGACGGACAGGCCCCTGGACAAACTGGGACTCCCTGCACCAGCAGAGTGCGCTGAGACTGGCAGGTTGTCGCCGGCTCTCCGGTTTGAACTGCGACCGTCCGCCCAGATCACTCCAGCATCCCCACCCTTTACCAAAGTTGAACGCACTTTCATTCATATCGCCGAGACCTCACACCTAAACGTCATGTCTTCTAGCACTCAGTCCGTCAGAGAGGGCGACCAGGATGTATTATCTCAACCTAAGGAAGCCGCAATCGAGCTGCAGATTCTcataaagagagaaaaacccCAGCAGGGGCTGCGTACTCATGCACCGCCGGAGGTGCCCTCTCTGACAGATCCCAAATGCCGTGACATGACTGCCCCGAACCAATCATCAGAGCCTGTGCCAGAAGCAATCTTGGAAGAGTCGGATGTTAAACAGTCAGTAGCCAGTAAGGAAGAACCTGCAATAGAACCACAAGAGTCCATCAGGCCCAAAGCTCGCAGTCGCATCCCTGTGCTTGCTTCTGGAGAAGACTCTGGCTCGGACAggtcttcctccacctctgccCGGGCCCATCTTCAGAAGCGAGCTAGACAGGGGGATCTGGCCCGCTTGCTAGTGCAGAAGCAGCAGGGCCGTTGGATCAGGAAGAGGTTGATCTCTGGAAcgtcctcctcactctcctcaatGGACGAGGAAAGACAGAAGGCTTCAGAAACTCTCTCCGCCACAGGCTCAGAAGAGGACACCCATACCTCAGAAGAGTCCAGAAGGGGCCCCTGTCTCCGGCCGACTGAGGAGCACGGCTCCATGGAGGGGCGGAGCAGGATCCCAAGGCCCCAAACCCCCCGGCCCCAAACCTCCAGGACCCTCACCCCCCGGCCCCAAACCCCCCGGCCCCAAGCCACCAGGACCCTAAGCACCAGGACCCTAACCCCCAGGCTTCTAACCCCTGTTAAGGGGCCCTCAGATGAGCTTCCTGCTACACGACCCTCCCAGCGATTGCCGCCAGGAACCAGCTCTAGCAAAGGAGCAGCAGCTCCACCTAATAGGTATGTGGACTTAACAGCGTGTTGGCTTGGCTAGATGTTTTCTATTTGAAACACGCAGTCAGAACAAGTACAAAAACAAGCAATCTGttttatatttaaatcaaaGAACTTGATTTGAGTTATGTGTCTTGAATATATCTATAAATCTGAGAAATTGGCATCTGGATGAGTAAAGATATGGTTAGTAATTATCTGAGTTAGGTTAGGGTGAGGGCAACttgaatatataaatgtatgagTTGGGTTAGTGTGAAGGTAACATGAATAAAATTAATATGAGTGAGGGTTAAGGTAACttcaatgtataaatatatgagTAGGATTAGGTTGatttaaatacataaatatatgagTTGGATTAGGGTCATTTGAATGTTTAAATATATGAGTTAGATTAGGGTAAtttgaatatttaaatatatgaatTTGGTAAGAGTAACTAGAATATTTAAAAATAGGAGTTGGAATAGGGTAAGTTGaatatttaaacaaacaagaaaGGGTGTAGGTAaattgaatatataaatatatgtgttaTGTTGAGGGTAACTTGAATACAACTTTTGCTTTCTACTCAGGCTCCAAAAGTTTGGCATGAGAAACAAACCACTTCCTGTCAGGTCTGGCTCCGCCTCCTGTCCCCGCCCCCCTGCTGGCCCCGCCCAGGCACCGCCACTACGCACCATCTTTGGAACCCGCCGCAGTCTCAGCTCCACCCACTGCAGGACTGACAGTCCCTCCCCTCACAGGCTGCTCCCCACCAGAACCCCCCTCTCCGTCAGGACTCCACCCCAGACGCAGCCCCGAACTTCGGCTCCCCTGGAGCGGGGACGCAGCCGCCCCAAAGCAGCCTCGGGGGGTGCTAGATAATAAGAGAAGGTCCATGTGGTCAAGATGTGTCGATGTTAGTGAGGAACTAAACGCTAGTTACAGCTCCAGCCGCCCAATACCGGGGTGCAGCCAGGGAAGTCCACCAGGGACATGACTTACTCTTTAAAGCTCCTTGGTCTGATTATAACCCTCTTTTCTTTAGCATGATTCTGCTCATGGGGTATCATTTCCTCTATAACCCTCTATTCTTTAGCATGATTCTGTTCATGGGGTATCATTTCCTCTATAACCCTCTATTCTTTAGCATGATTCTGTTCATGGGGTATCATTTCCTCTATAACCCTCTATTCTTTAGCATGATTCTGTTCATGGGGTATAATTTCATTGACAACCGTCTTTTCTTTAGCATGATTCTTTTCATTGGTTATAATTTAATTTTCAACTGTCTATTCTTTGGCATGATTCGGGTCATGGGGTATGATTTCATTTATAACCCTCTATTCTTTAGCATGATTCTGTTCAGGGGCTTCCAGTATTGAAGAGCAATGCTGCCATGGTGCTATGGAACCATTagctgtcagggttagggtcagggttattgtgagggtaagggttagtgtGAGGGATATGTAAGTGTCAAGGTGTGGCCACACTGCACGCATTATGCGCGTTAGAGGCGTTGAAAATcgtcatttttgcatagggaaccattggtgtaggtgcgtagacgcgttacaagCGTTAAACCGGTGCGTTAGTGGCGTTAGACGCGGCATACGCACGTAatgacgcacgtaaacgcaccaacgcgcccaacgcaccaacacGCAGAGTTAAAAAATGTgaacttttgacgcgcctacgtgtgacgcttagccgcgatagccaatcaattgttatttatatccgagattatttaatcaaactcgatctaaactctatcatgcacccaaacacggcggcgtttgggtttcctacctcggactcgcGTTGAActatttttgtgacacacaatgatcaagcgtcaggttaggcgcgtcaTGCGCGTTTcttaacgcgagtaacgcgtgcAGTGTGGCCGTAGCATCAGGGTTATGTTAGTgtcagggttagtgttagtgtcaGGGTTATGTTAGTGtcagggttagtgtgagtgtcaGGGTTATGTTAGTGtcagggttagtgtgagtgtcaGGATAATGTTAGTGTCAGGGATAGTGTGAGTGTCAGGGTTATGTTAGTGTCAGGGTTATGCGAGTGTCAGGGTTATGTTAGTGTCAGGGTTATGTTAGTGTGAGTGTCAGGCTTATGTTATTGTCAGGGTTATGTTAATGTCAGGGTGATGTTATTGTCAGGGTTATGACCGTGTCAGGGTTAGTGTTAGATAATGTGTTATAGTGTTTGCGTTGGTTAATGTGCGTTAGGGTTATGTTAGTGTCAGGGTTATTTTTAGGGTTAAGGAGCTGTTTCTCTGGCATCCTCGCTTCACAGCCTGtgcatagatacacacataatTCACAGTGTATACTGCAATATACCACCATTTATTTAGTGGTGAGGGGCAAATAATTTTACGTATGAAAGACTACCTTTAAATGATTGTGTTCTCTCCATTCAATCCCATAGTGTCAGTGGTTGAAGTGAATGCTTGGCTATGCTTATGATAAGAGATTCTACCCTTGGAGGGAGCATGTGACCATCCTCTTGTATATAACAGAAGCATTTCTCATTAAGAcatctttatttttatcttgcAAAGCAAATTGTAAGCCTGCTGTGTTGGCTCTGCCTGTTTATATTCGCATGATAAAACAGACTTCACCACTGAGTCAGCTCTGACCTAAAGAGGCTTCACTACTGAGTCAGCTCAGACCTAAAGAGGCTTCACCACTGAGTCAGCTCTGACCTGAACAGGCTTCACCACAGAGTCAGCTCTGACCTGAACAGGCTTCACCACGGAGTCAGCTCTGACCTAAAGAGGCTTCACTACTGAGTCAGCTCTGATCTGAACAGGCTTCACCACTGAGTCCGCTCTGACCCAAAGAGGCTTTCCGACTGAGTCAGCTCTGAACTGAACAGACTTCACCACTGAGTCCGCTCTGAACTGAACAGACTTCACCACTGAGTCCGCTCTGAACTGAACAGGCTTCACCACTGAGTCCGCTCTGAACTGAACAGGCTTCACCACTGAGTCCGCTCTGAACTGAACAGGCTTCACCACTGAGTCCCCTCTGAACTGAAAAGGCTTCACTACAGAGTCAGCTCCGACCTGAACAGACGTTACCACTGAGTCAGCTCTGACCTGAACAGGCTTCACCACTGAGTCCGATATGTGATGGATTGCTGCTCTTGTGGCCGATGTAGTTGGTGACTCTTGATTGTCAAGTAAAGTACTGGTCCTGTGGAAATCTGTGTCTTCACTTGTTCTCTCCCACTCTTCCGCCCTACTGTAAAATTATCTATAAATCATCATTTTCAGACCAGAATGACCTATTTATCCAGTCCCATCAGAATCCAATGAAGGAATATTGAAGTGAGATTTTAAACGTGAAGATGACAACATTATTAGTTATACACCCTGTCTGGTAGTTATGGTTACAACATTACAGATTGTACACTCTGTGGTGGTCATGGTTACAACATTACAGATTTTACACCCTGTGTGGTGGTCATGGTTACAACATTACGGATTGACATGACCTGTGTGGTTGTCATGTCAATTCATATTAAGGGGTATTTAATCATTCAGCATTacgtttatccaaagccactgaCATACAATCACTATGTCATTATAGGGTTACAAGTCTAACCCTAATCTCTATGTAAGGCTAAACAACAACAGGGTGTCCCGTAACTGAAAACAatgtaataaacaaaaaaatatcttAAACATGAATCAAATTGGCTGCTGTTTTTTGTTGACAGCTGCTTTTAAAAATACAATTCTACAGTGCTACTAGCTTGTTGTTTTTGCTTTTCAATTAAACATCTGGTccctagtaggcctacagtagtaTTAGACCGTTGTTGTAGTGCATTGATTCAGCGATTATTATACAATGTATTGCAAAGCATTTGAAtgttattgaccaatcagaatcaagtattcaACTATATTATAGTATAAATCATTGTAAAGTTAGAACCCTAACCCCGATCCTCATGACAAGGTTAACCCTATAATGATGGGGTGAGGGTAAGGGCTGTAATTACAACCTTAACACCGATCACTACATCATCATAGGGTTACAACCCTAACCCGATCACTACATTATAGGGTAACAACCCTAACCCCGATCACAACATCATTATAGGGTTACAAGCCAAACCCCCATCACTACATCATCATAGGGTTACAAGCCAAACCCCCATCTCTACATCATCATGGGGTAACACCCCTAACCCCGATCAATACATCATTATAGGGTTACAACCCTAAGCCTGTTGGATCGGCTATGTGGGCCAAGCGAGGACTCTGACAGCAACGCATCAGCCTCAGAAATCCAAAGTGAGGTGCCACAGTACAACCGACTGCTCGCTAACTCTCCAATACGTACAGCATGGGATGGCCTCTGTTCAATTCTCTGTCCTACAAAGCAACTCCAACTGGTCCGCCAGACAGAGGGAACGAGCAGAGACCGGATGGATCACCCGTTTAGGTACCCTAACCCCTGGGAGTCTGAATAAGCCACCGTGATAGAGCCATATGGACTTCCAATCTACTTCCATTTGGGACCAAACTTTAGGAACAAGGACTTCTGGCAGCTCTGGCATGGCATTGGTGAGTGCAGTGTTCCACCgttctggtaaactttgttaaTTCAAAACACATAACCCTATAGGAGTACACAGACAATGCATTCAAAAGATGTAGTCACCTTTTGAAATAACAACAGCAGACGTCCGTTGACCAAATGCTTTTCCTTTTATTAGTGAATCCTTTGATGCTGGTGAGTCATATGTTCCGATATCTGCAGCTCGACCCATGGATGAATGATGACCACTTAGCCTTTAATGAGACGAACGCCGAATACAGCTGGAAGGAGATAAGTTGAGGACCTTTGTCGCCCCCTACGGATCATGTGGGGAGGTGTCATGATGATACCTAGACCGAGGCATAGGTGGCGACCGAGGTCCACATGTGCAATGGTACTACGGTTCAGTATAGTTGTGTCCAAGAACCTTAGCTTCGCGTCATTTAATATGGCATCGTATGGAGTGTTGTCGTGTTTGGACACATTTCCAACACACATGAACCCTTTTGACGTTCTTATCAATAAGTCACAGTTTCAATATGCCTTCCCGGAATACACAGATGTGCATTCCGGTTCTGTGACTGTCCTGTTCACCGTGGGACAGCTGAAGAATCGCAGTAAATCCAGACTTTTACTTTGTGCGCATCCAACAGTGGATGACAGCCCTGGACCAGAAGACCGAAACAAACCGATCATCCTGCTGGTGTCCCGGCTCTTTCTCAGACATCACGACCTACAGCATAAATCGGCGGGGGCGGTTCGGTTGTTCCCAACCTCTTTCTTGAGTAAAGTGGTGATCGGAGCAAAGTCTAAACACAGTTTTAAATGGGCCAGCTCGGCTAATTTCTCCACTGGGCTGCAGGTTCTTGCGTCGGATGGACAGACACTATTGGCCCGGGAAGGGGACAAACTGTTGCTGCCATACCATCCTCTTTTCGGAGACAACTGGGCTCAGGTCCAACAGCTCCTCCTGGACCTGGTGGTGTTGTCGTGTAGCCCGGTGAGACAGGGCAGGATCACGGCCAGCTCATGCATCGTGGTGTCGGACCTCTCGGAGCCTCCAGGTTGCCTCTCCCCGGCCAAACCTCGGACCAAACTGTTTGTCTCAGACTTTGCTCATTTCTCCAACAGCCTGTACAGGAGCAGCTCGTTGCTGGCCAACAAGAAGGCTCTGACCTCTGGGTTCTCCGGGTTTCTGCAGGCCTTGGAGGGCAGAGTTGACGTCCGAGTAGCCAATTTATTGCCTCTGCTAAAAGACACACATTTTCGGGGACAGGATTTGGATAGTATTGTTCTTGTGAGCAAGAATTTGCTTATGAAACTTGGGCTGTTTAATCACGAATGGGTGGTGCTGTCTGAGCTGAAACCACAAAACAGTATTGATGTGTCTCTCCCCCGTGGAGGTCGCCTAGCCTCCCTGCTGGCTATGGATCTCACGCCTTTAAGTCTGGAGCTCCACTTGAATGACACTAGTGGTTTAATTTCCACGACTCACTGGTTCAATCTGTCAGGGGGGGAGACGGTCCCCACGGCCAACAGGACCCTGAGGATAAAGGTGAGCCGTTCACTTTAAAAGCTGGTTTAACTTGTTGATGTTTACATAGTGCTTATGTTTGAACTCCAGGGCCGGCCCTAGCCTTTTGGGGGCCCTAGGGGATATCACCATGTGCCCAATCTCAGGTCCACAACATTAACCTGCCTTGCAAACTTGACCCCTGTCAAAAATTACTTATGACGTTATCATTTTTTTGTATGAATGTATTGCTATTGATGAGATATGTTTATAAAGAATAATTTTCTGTACATCTAATGGCCTTTGGAATTAATCAATTCAGACAGGTATGTACTTCaagagcaggggtcaccaacctttttgaacccgagagctacttcatgggtactgagtcatatgaagggcacccagtttgatactcttctgaaataacaaatttgctcagtttgcctttagttatataataataaaatgtctgGTGTTGAACCCTGCAGTGATTAACTTTATGGTGTCTTACTCTATGGCGTCTAACTCTATGGTGATTCATTCTGTGGTGTTGAACTCTACAGTGATTAACTCTACGTGATCATTGCACGATGTTTAACTTTAACAGAGATGGAATGACTCCAGTGTGATCCGGGGGTCTCCGAGCTTCTGTCTCTCAGCCTCCCCTCACTTCGCCAGCAAGCTGCACGTTGAACCGGTCCGCTCCCCACAATACGATGCTCACCACTGCTACGATCGCATGCTAGCTCACCACTTCAACACACCTAGGTAGGTCTGCTATGATGTCATGCTAGCTCACCACTTCACCACAGCTAGGCAGGTCTGCTATGAAAGCATGATAGCTAACCACTTCACCTCAGCTAGGCAGGTCTGCTATGATTTCATGCTAGCTAACCACTTCACCACAGCTAGGTAGGTCTGCTATGAAAGCATGATAGCTAACCACTTCACCACAGCTAGGCAGGTCTGCTATGATGTCATGCTAGCTAACCACTTCACCACAGCTAGGCAGGTCTGCTATGAAAGCATGATAGCTACCCACTTCACCACAGCTAGGCAGGTCTGCTATGAAAGCATGCTAGCGCACCACTTCAACCCAGCTATCCTCTGTGATTTAATGTAAATATTGCTCATTATTATGATTTCTGGACTTGTTTTCAGGCTTGTGTCAGCGGGAGATGTCCTGGCGATCTCAGATGAAAACTATACAGGGGAGGTGGAGAGCATTTCACATCAGAGGTAAGAAATATACAAAACCACTTTTGTGGAAGAATAAATATGTCTTCAAACCGTTTAAGGTAGAGCTTATGGTACAGTTTATAAAACTACAACAGAAAGATGGGTCGCTGTGgctaactttctttttttttagggaTAGTTATTATATTGAGTAGGTAATGGCTATAGCTGAGGCCCTGCTTGGTATCTCTTCCAGGGGGGTGGTGCTGTACTTCAAGGTGACTAAGGTGTTTGGTCCTGGcgatggagaggaggagcaaaCAGGACTTTACCTCGCTGACAAGCACCATACTTCACTCTACACGGTGAAACCCCAAGTCCTACTGTTTCAAATTAAGACAAGCGCCATAACAATTTTGAACAGAACAGCCTTAAAGTGATAATAGTTCTACTGTATACAATTTAACTTTTGAACAGTAGAgctttaaatgttaaatgttctaCTGTTAAAAAGTCCTGGTCTATTGTTGAGTTTGTAGCATAAACTGAGCTGATATTGTTAGGCATGTAGGTCACGTGGCCCGTGTAAAGCTCTGACGGTTGGTTCTGGTGTCTTCCTGCAGGGCGGCGCCACCGGCAGCCTGGTACCGTTCTGCAGCGTTGGGAGCTCGTTGTGGTCCAGTGTTTCTCCCGCAGGACTCACCGGCAGCGTGGACACCATCACTAGCATCATTTCACCACACTTCAACAACAGGTTAGCCAACAATACCACCAATATTAGCACCAATAGTAACATAAATACCACTTATCTTACCACTAATACGACCACCAATCTTGCCACCAATAGTCCCACCCAATCCATACTACCAATACTCCAACAAATATGACCATCATAGTGCCGATTATAATCCCAATATTACCACCAATAGTTCCAATACTACTACCAAAACAAACATCAATACTAGCCCCAATATCCTCCTTTTTACCGAGCAATTATCTTAACatctttgtaaaaaaaaaagcaccaaTTGCGTAAATAGTAGGAGCACAATTCTAGCACTACAACCAACACCAATGCTGCCACCCAAACATCCACAAATATTACTACCATAATACCAATACTACGACCAATATGACTACCAATAGTTCCAATGCTACCACTTATCCTACCACTACTACGACCTCTACTAAGGCCAATTCAAAAAATGCTATTAAAtacttaaattaaattaaatacttCCACCAATTGTaccacaactactactactgctacaacTAGTAAGACCATTAATGATCCCACTACTACCACCAGTAATgataccactactactacaaaTACCCCCAGTACTGATACCACTCCTACTACCCCCTCCTTACTCTAACCACCATAACCACTGGGTCCTAGAAGCGGTGTGGCTCTGGGGCGATGTAACATCCTTCTCCAAGGAGCAAGAGGATGTGGAAAGATGACATCTGCTAGAGCCGCCTGCAGACGACTCCACCTTCAGCTGTTTGAGGTACTGACTAAACCTGGTTGCAGTACTACTAACTATACCTAGTTAAGATGCTTATAACTATATCTGGTTAAGATGCTATTAACTGTACCTGGTTAAGATGTAACTAACTACCTGGTTAAGATGCTATTAACTGTACCTGGTTAAGATGCTACTAACTGTACCTGGTTAAGATGCTACTAACTGTACCTGGTTAAGATGCTAAAAACCTCACCTGG
Coding sequences:
- the ttbk1a gene encoding tau-tubulin kinase 1 isoform X1; protein product: MQCLVPGDNGNMNGTSEQVDILPPNCMVKDRWKVLKKIGGGGFGEIYEALDLLTRENVALKVESAQQPKQVLKMEVAVLKKLQGKNHVCKFIGCGRNDKFNYVVMQLQGRNLADLRRSQPRGTFTMSTTLRLGKQILESIEAIHSVGFLHRDIKPSNFAMGRLPSTYRKCFMLDFGLARQYTNTTGDVRPPRTVAGFRGTVRYASVNAHKNKEMGRHDDLWSLFYMLVEFAVGQLPWRKIKDKEQVGQIKERYDHRMLLKHMPSEFNIFLEHVLALDYYTKPDYQLLMSVFENSMKERIITENEPFDWEKGGSDVTLSTSTSTQPQQNTRPTAAVLGAVVSSVPGGDVLRENTDDVLQDEHLSDQENAPPAGPQPGRPSGEPAPQAPGEGGEGWEDTDFNRNKLRISLTKGAGEEEASRGACPVSPGRGGAVESPGAQVRSLRYRRINSPESDRVSAADGRADVNGQRSRMDILGSPSRHVYSSQPAQMLSIDGCRGDRQASGRQDGSVASGDQEAHSNAFIRSVPLAEEEDFDSKEWVIIDKETELRDFQPTTSGTTDEEPEELRPLEEQEEKRRLRTAAGELVVRPKTHGRDSSRGMLTLTEEEASRRSGGSPAQSPCHSLPSGRPRRRESDPIGPHRPVMSPTEPASPDYRTKRQSGDREHFHILPQLQAQRSDLLTVILTGTLPQRRGISVPPTDRWEPPGPGEDDVTKSESHSEASQKSTERSQEAAPSTLMAEDQRVREPMSAGDVDPDLEDGSKTLVLFSPGDTRKSPSGGDQLLEAGLATPCALTPCALTPCALTPSALAPSALTPCALTPCALTLSVLAPCALTPCALTPCALAPSALAPRALTPCALAPSALAPRALTPCALAPSALAPRALTPCALAPSALTPRALTPCALTLCALSPCAQTDRPLDKLGLPAPAECAETGRLSPALRFELRPSAQITPASPPFTKVERTFIHIAETSHLNVMSSSTQSVREGDQDVLSQPKEAAIELQILIKREKPQQGLRTHAPPEVPSLTDPKCRDMTAPNQSSEPVPEAILEESDVKQSVASKEEPAIEPQESIRPKARSRIPVLASGEDSGSDRSSSTSARAHLQKRARQGDLARLLVQKQQGRWIRKRLISGTSSSLSSMDEERQKASETLSATGSEEDTHTSEESRRGPCLRPTEEHGSMEGRSRIPRPQTPRPQTSRTLTPRPQTPRPQATRTLSTRTLTPRLLTPVKGPSDELPATRPSQRLPPGTSSSKGAAAPPNRLQKFGMRNKPLPVRSGSASCPRPPAGPAQAPPLRTIFGTRRSLSSTHCRTDSPSPHRLLPTRTPLSVRTPPQTQPRTSAPLERGRSRPKAASGGAR
- the ttbk1a gene encoding tau-tubulin kinase 1 isoform X2, yielding MGRHDDLWSLFYMLVEFAVGQLPWRKIKDKEQVGQIKERYDHRMLLKHMPSEFNIFLEHVLALDYYTKPDYQLLMSVFENSMKERIITENEPFDWEKGGSDVTLSTSTSTQPQQNTRPTAAVLGAVVSSVPGGDVLRENTDDVLQDEHLSDQENAPPAGPQPGRPSGEPAPQAPGEGGEGWEDTDFNRNKLRISLTKGAGEEEASRGACPVSPGRGGAVESPGAQVRSLRYRRINSPESDRVSAADGRADVNGQRSRMDILGSPSRHVYSSQPAQMLSIDGCRGDRQASGRQDGSVASGDQEAHSNAFIRSVPLAEEEDFDSKEWVIIDKETELRDFQPTTSGTTDEEPEELRPLEEQEEKRRLRTAAGELVVRPKTHGRDSSRGMLTLTEEEASRRSGGSPAQSPCHSLPSGRPRRRESDPIGPHRPVMSPTEPASPDYRTKRQSGDREHFHILPQLQAQRSDLLTVILTGTLPQRRGISVPPTDRWEPPGPGEDDVTKSESHSEASQKSTERSQEAAPSTLMAEDQRVREPMSAGDVDPDLEDGSKTLVLFSPGDTRKSPSGGDQLLEAGLATPCALTPCALTPCALTPSALAPSALTPCALTPCALTLSVLAPCALTPCALTPCALAPSALAPRALTPCALAPSALAPRALTPCALAPSALAPRALTPCALAPSALTPRALTPCALTLCALSPCAQTDRPLDKLGLPAPAECAETGRLSPALRFELRPSAQITPASPPFTKVERTFIHIAETSHLNVMSSSTQSVREGDQDVLSQPKEAAIELQILIKREKPQQGLRTHAPPEVPSLTDPKCRDMTAPNQSSEPVPEAILEESDVKQSVASKEEPAIEPQESIRPKARSRIPVLASGEDSGSDRSSSTSARAHLQKRARQGDLARLLVQKQQGRWIRKRLISGTSSSLSSMDEERQKASETLSATGSEEDTHTSEESRRGPCLRPTEEHGSMEGRSRIPRPQTPRPQTSRTLTPRPQTPRPQATRTLSTRTLTPRLLTPVKGPSDELPATRPSQRLPPGTSSSKGAAAPPNRLQKFGMRNKPLPVRSGSASCPRPPAGPAQAPPLRTIFGTRRSLSSTHCRTDSPSPHRLLPTRTPLSVRTPPQTQPRTSAPLERGRSRPKAASGGAR